A genome region from Brachymonas denitrificans includes the following:
- the cobJ gene encoding precorrin-3B C(17)-methyltransferase — protein sequence MTTTSPSRNGKIMLVGIGPGDAGSMTARARAAIQEADTIIGYVTYIKLVADLIEGKEVIRKSMTEELDRAIEALERAREGKKVALVSSGDAGVYGMAGPTFEVLFQAGWTPPEVHEEEAEDGSIRRVVADGIEVEIIPGASAINACAALVGAPLTHDFCAISLSDLLTPWPTIARRLDAAAAADFVVALYNPKSGRRTQQIVQAQRLFLRHRDPATPVAIVKSGYRRRQNIVHTTLAEMTDCDIGMLSTVLIGNSNTFVRHGLMVTPRGYANKYEVEGSKSTRDGEKAGRSLSTGLAGWQETVREAHASGSSIDTLAAEYRLPADYIRMTIEEPVLDGAEITEEGIEA from the coding sequence ATGACCACGACCTCCCCCTCCCGCAACGGCAAGATCATGCTGGTCGGCATCGGCCCCGGCGACGCCGGCAGCATGACGGCGCGCGCTCGCGCAGCCATCCAGGAAGCCGATACCATCATCGGTTACGTCACCTATATCAAGCTGGTGGCCGACCTGATCGAGGGCAAGGAAGTGATCCGCAAGAGCATGACCGAGGAGCTGGATCGTGCCATCGAGGCGCTGGAGCGTGCGCGCGAAGGCAAGAAGGTGGCGCTGGTGTCGTCCGGTGACGCCGGCGTGTACGGCATGGCCGGCCCGACCTTCGAAGTGCTGTTCCAGGCCGGCTGGACGCCGCCCGAGGTGCATGAGGAAGAAGCCGAAGACGGCAGCATCCGCCGCGTGGTGGCCGATGGCATCGAGGTCGAAATCATCCCGGGCGCTTCCGCCATCAACGCCTGCGCGGCGCTGGTCGGTGCGCCGCTCACGCACGATTTCTGCGCGATTTCGCTGTCCGACCTGCTCACGCCCTGGCCCACCATTGCGCGCCGGCTGGATGCCGCCGCCGCTGCCGATTTTGTGGTGGCGCTGTACAACCCCAAGAGCGGCCGCCGCACCCAGCAGATCGTGCAGGCGCAGCGCCTGTTCCTGCGCCATCGCGATCCCGCTACGCCCGTGGCCATCGTCAAGTCCGGCTACCGCCGTCGCCAGAATATCGTGCACACTACACTCGCCGAGATGACGGATTGCGATATCGGCATGCTGAGCACCGTGCTGATCGGCAACAGCAACACCTTTGTGCGCCACGGGCTGATGGTGACACCGCGCGGCTACGCCAACAAGTACGAGGTGGAAGGCAGCAAGAGCACGCGCGACGGCGAGAAGGCCGGCCGCTCGCTCAGCACCGGCCTGGCCGGCTGGCAGGAAACCGTGCGCGAGGCGCATGCGTCCGGCAGCAGCATCGACACGCTGGCGGCAGAATACCGCCTGCCCGCCGACTACATCCGCATGACCATCGAGGAACCTGTGCTGGACGGCGCGGAAATCACTGAAGAAGGAATTGAAGCATGA
- a CDS encoding (2Fe-2S) ferredoxin domain-containing protein: MHDGAASSAATSSDAVNTGVTKPKISHYRRHLLLCVGPRCTQDGQSQALYDSLGERFKAAGLQDGALRVKRSRVSCFAACKGGPIVCVQPDGVWYYNVTSANMDRIIDEHLVHGRVVEDLVFHQGPDVHGDDDAP; encoded by the coding sequence ATGCACGACGGCGCGGCCAGTAGCGCGGCAACTTCCTCGGATGCCGTCAACACGGGCGTGACCAAGCCGAAAATCAGCCACTACCGCCGCCACCTGCTGCTGTGCGTGGGCCCGCGCTGCACGCAGGATGGACAGTCGCAGGCACTGTACGACAGTCTGGGCGAGCGCTTCAAGGCCGCCGGCCTGCAAGACGGAGCCCTGCGCGTCAAGCGCAGCCGCGTGAGCTGCTTTGCCGCCTGCAAGGGCGGCCCCATCGTCTGCGTGCAGCCCGATGGCGTGTGGTACTACAACGTGACTTCCGCCAATATGGATCGCATCATCGACGAACATCTCGTCCACGGGCGCGTGGTGGAAGACCTGGTGTTCCACCAAGGGCCCGACGTGCACGGCGATGACGACGCACCATGA
- a CDS encoding cobyrinate a,c-diamide synthase: MTACVALLIAAPASRQGKTTLTAGLARLHARAGRRVQVFKCGPDFLDPYWHELASGRPVYQLDLWINGEQDIRERLHRAAQESDLILIEGVMGLHDGKPSAADIARLLDIPVLCILSAAAMADTFGAVAYGLRRYPHPSGKPLPWAGVLANHVGSERHAGMLRDSMVDDHFWGHLPRDAGFSLPERHLGLVVAQEVEDATVRLDAVADALARTELGALAWAPQQAMMGTSDAPSLETKTATSSDAPAFDRPPSGLTVSAALKADPAEEAPAQLSASSHPISSWQDWRVDFAPPALQPLPRLLEGKTIAIARDAALCFIYAANLDTLHAMGATVVSFSPLANESLPECDALWLPGGYPELHAETLAQATISRDSVAAHVRAGKPVWAECGGMMLLFETLTQKDGSTQPMWGLLPGKVTMQPRLAALGSQQLDWGMGTLRGHTFHHSRENTPLVPIAHTQRPSTGEQVDALYRHGSIMASYFHAWFASEPAVTAMLFTQMPE; encoded by the coding sequence ATGACCGCCTGCGTTGCCCTGCTGATCGCCGCCCCCGCTTCGCGCCAGGGCAAGACCACACTCACCGCCGGGCTGGCGCGCCTGCATGCGCGCGCCGGAAGGCGCGTGCAGGTGTTCAAGTGCGGGCCGGATTTTCTGGATCCGTACTGGCATGAACTGGCCAGCGGTCGGCCGGTGTACCAGCTCGATCTGTGGATCAACGGCGAGCAGGACATCCGCGAGCGCCTGCATCGGGCCGCGCAGGAATCGGACCTGATCCTGATCGAAGGCGTGATGGGGCTACACGACGGCAAGCCGAGCGCGGCCGATATTGCGCGGCTGCTGGATATTCCGGTGCTGTGCATCCTGAGCGCGGCGGCCATGGCGGATACCTTTGGTGCCGTAGCGTATGGGCTGCGTCGCTATCCGCATCCGTCCGGCAAGCCGCTGCCCTGGGCTGGCGTGCTGGCCAACCATGTGGGCAGCGAGCGCCATGCGGGCATGCTGCGCGACAGCATGGTGGACGATCACTTCTGGGGCCACCTGCCGCGCGATGCGGGGTTCAGTCTGCCGGAGCGGCATCTGGGGCTGGTGGTGGCGCAGGAGGTGGAAGACGCCACGGTGCGACTGGATGCGGTGGCGGATGCGCTGGCCCGGACCGAGCTGGGAGCGCTGGCGTGGGCGCCGCAACAAGCGATGATGGGCACATCGGACGCTCCATCGTTGGAGACCAAGACGGCAACTTCTTCTGATGCGCCTGCTTTCGATCGGCCTCCTTCTGGTCTAACTGTTTCAGCGGCTCTGAAAGCGGACCCGGCAGAAGAAGCCCCAGCGCAGCTTTCAGCCAGCTCCCACCCCATTTCCAGTTGGCAGGACTGGCGCGTCGACTTCGCGCCTCCTGCGCTGCAGCCGCTGCCCCGTTTACTGGAAGGCAAAACCATCGCCATCGCGCGCGATGCCGCGCTGTGCTTTATCTACGCGGCCAATCTCGATACCTTGCACGCCATGGGCGCCACAGTGGTGTCCTTTTCGCCGCTGGCCAACGAGTCGCTTCCGGAATGCGATGCCCTGTGGCTTCCCGGCGGCTATCCCGAACTGCATGCCGAAACCCTGGCGCAAGCCACTATCAGCCGCGATAGCGTGGCAGCGCACGTCCGGGCGGGCAAGCCGGTCTGGGCCGAGTGCGGCGGCATGATGCTGCTGTTTGAAACCCTGACGCAAAAGGACGGCAGCACGCAGCCCATGTGGGGCTTGCTACCGGGAAAAGTAACCATGCAGCCGCGTCTGGCCGCCCTGGGCAGCCAGCAGCTGGATTGGGGCATGGGCACACTGCGCGGCCACACCTTCCACCATTCGCGCGAGAACACGCCGCTGGTGCCGATCGCGCACACCCAGCGTCCCTCCACTGGAGAGCAGGTGGATGCGCTCTACCGCCATGGCAGCATCATGGCGAGTTACTTCCATGCCTGGTTTGCGTCCGAACCGGCAGTGACGGCGATGCTCTTTACGCAAATGCCCGAGTAA
- a CDS encoding PLP-dependent aminotransferase family protein: protein MFVLDSSSSVSLVQQIVDGFSRLVEEGSLRPGSKLPSIRQFAHAHGVSVYTVVDAYDRLVAQGYFVSRPHLGFFVRRRRQDEGLVPAAGGSYDFDSMYYMRRIFEHRGLSRKPGCGWLPEDWLFGDGVRRALRTLASGEISISGYGEPKGFAPLRQLVRDLLAEHEVAVTTEQILLTQGSSHALDLIARRLVHAGDPVLIDDPSYANLCFGLRLLGGELLGVPRTEEGYDLALLERLLEERRPKVFFTQPRLHCPTGASATLAHMYRVLQLAEKYDVTLVDNDIYSDLDPRPHPSFASLDQLNRVVYISSFSKTISPNLRVGYMACNPELIEDLAQLKMISGLTSAELSERIVYGALIDGRWRKHAKTLRDRLTAAHEKVAARFLELGFELFTEPKAGMFLWVRHPRIADANELALRATEHDILLGPGHLFSPGLEPSPWLRFNVAFCEDEAVFDFLQQEIGRADPEGDAAA, encoded by the coding sequence ATGTTCGTACTCGACTCTTCCTCTTCCGTGTCTCTCGTCCAGCAGATCGTGGACGGCTTCAGCCGTCTGGTCGAGGAAGGTTCGCTGCGTCCGGGTTCCAAGCTCCCTTCCATCCGGCAGTTTGCGCACGCGCATGGCGTGAGCGTGTACACGGTGGTGGACGCTTACGACCGGCTGGTGGCGCAGGGCTATTTCGTGTCGCGCCCGCACCTGGGATTTTTCGTGCGCCGGCGTCGGCAGGACGAGGGCTTGGTGCCCGCAGCCGGTGGCAGCTACGATTTCGACTCCATGTACTACATGCGGCGCATCTTCGAGCACCGCGGGCTCAGCCGCAAACCCGGCTGCGGCTGGTTGCCGGAAGACTGGCTGTTCGGCGATGGGGTGCGCCGTGCGCTGCGCACACTGGCTTCGGGCGAGATCAGCATCAGCGGCTATGGCGAGCCCAAGGGCTTTGCGCCGCTGCGCCAGCTGGTGCGTGACCTGCTGGCTGAGCATGAAGTGGCGGTGACCACCGAACAGATCCTGCTTACACAAGGTTCCAGCCATGCACTCGACCTGATCGCGCGCCGCCTGGTGCATGCAGGCGATCCGGTGCTGATCGACGACCCGAGCTATGCCAACCTGTGCTTTGGCCTGCGCCTGCTCGGCGGTGAGCTGCTGGGCGTGCCACGTACCGAGGAGGGCTACGATCTGGCGCTGCTCGAACGCCTGCTGGAAGAACGCAGGCCCAAGGTGTTTTTCACCCAGCCGCGCCTGCATTGCCCGACCGGAGCATCCGCCACGCTCGCACATATGTACCGCGTGCTGCAACTGGCGGAAAAATACGATGTCACGCTGGTGGACAACGACATTTACAGTGATCTCGACCCGCGCCCGCATCCTTCGTTTGCCAGCCTGGACCAACTCAACCGCGTGGTCTACATCAGCAGTTTTTCCAAGACCATTTCCCCCAACCTGCGCGTGGGCTATATGGCGTGCAACCCCGAACTGATCGAGGATCTGGCGCAACTCAAGATGATTTCGGGGCTCACCTCGGCCGAATTGTCGGAGCGCATCGTTTACGGCGCGCTGATCGACGGCCGCTGGCGCAAGCATGCCAAGACGCTGCGCGACCGCCTCACCGCAGCCCATGAGAAGGTGGCGGCGCGCTTTCTGGAGCTGGGCTTCGAACTGTTCACCGAGCCCAAGGCCGGCATGTTCCTGTGGGTGCGTCATCCTCGCATTGCCGATGCCAATGAACTGGCCTTGCGCGCCACGGAGCACGATATCCTGCTTGGCCCGGGGCATCTGTTTTCGCCAGGGCTGGAGCCGAGCCCATGGCTGCGCTTCAATGTGGCGTTTTGCGAGGATGAGGCGGTGTTCGATTTCCTGCAGCAGGAGATCGGGCGGGCCGACCCAGAGGGGGACGCAGCGGCGTAG
- the gabT gene encoding 4-aminobutyrate--2-oxoglutarate transaminase, with translation MLDTTKTTNASLYARREAAIPRGVGHTHQIFIDRGDNAEIWDVEGKRYIDFAGGIAVLNTGHRHPQIMEAVQQQMTRFTHTCFQVLAYESYVELAERLNDKAPGNFAKKTVFLSTGAEAVENAVKIARCHTGRGGVIAFSGAYHGRTSLTMALTGKVVPYKAGFGPFPGEIFHARFPNPKRGVTIEDSIESIEQIFKNDIEPSRVAAIIIEPVQGEGGFNPAPRALLEHIRAVCDQHGIVMIVDEVQTGAGRTGTWYAIEQSGVVPDMITLAKSMAGGFPISAVTGRAEIMDAPAPGGLGGTYAGNPIGCVAALAVMDTFEEENLLQRSRDVGQHMVAKLEGIAEKHPELADIRGLGAMVAVELCKNGDMQQPAPELAKAISAEAARRGLILLTCGTYGNVLRILVPLTASNALLDEGLEILAASVEAAKQA, from the coding sequence ATGCTCGACACCACCAAGACCACCAACGCCAGCCTGTACGCGCGCCGCGAAGCGGCCATTCCGCGCGGCGTGGGCCACACGCACCAGATCTTCATCGACCGTGGCGACAACGCCGAGATCTGGGACGTGGAAGGCAAGCGCTACATCGACTTTGCCGGCGGCATCGCCGTGCTCAACACCGGCCATCGCCACCCGCAGATCATGGAAGCCGTGCAGCAGCAGATGACGCGCTTCACGCACACCTGCTTCCAGGTACTGGCTTACGAAAGCTATGTGGAACTGGCCGAGCGCCTGAACGACAAGGCGCCGGGCAATTTCGCCAAGAAGACGGTGTTCCTGTCCACCGGCGCCGAAGCCGTGGAAAACGCCGTAAAAATTGCGCGCTGCCACACCGGCCGCGGCGGCGTGATCGCTTTCAGCGGCGCCTACCACGGCCGCACCTCGCTGACCATGGCGCTGACCGGCAAGGTCGTGCCCTACAAGGCCGGTTTCGGCCCCTTCCCCGGCGAGATCTTCCATGCCCGCTTCCCCAACCCCAAGCGCGGCGTGACGATCGAGGATTCCATCGAATCCATCGAACAGATCTTCAAGAATGACATCGAGCCGAGCCGCGTGGCGGCCATCATCATCGAGCCGGTGCAGGGCGAAGGCGGCTTCAACCCGGCGCCGCGCGCGCTGCTCGAGCACATCCGCGCCGTGTGCGACCAGCACGGCATCGTGATGATCGTGGACGAGGTACAGACCGGCGCCGGCCGCACCGGCACCTGGTACGCCATCGAGCAGAGCGGCGTGGTACCGGACATGATCACCCTGGCCAAGTCGATGGCCGGTGGTTTCCCGATTTCCGCCGTCACCGGCCGCGCCGAGATCATGGACGCACCGGCACCGGGCGGTCTGGGCGGCACCTATGCCGGCAACCCGATCGGCTGCGTGGCCGCGCTGGCGGTAATGGACACCTTCGAAGAGGAAAACCTGCTGCAGCGCTCGCGTGACGTGGGCCAGCACATGGTGGCCAAGCTCGAAGGCATAGCCGAGAAGCATCCCGAGCTGGCCGACATCCGCGGCCTGGGCGCCATGGTGGCCGTGGAGCTGTGCAAGAACGGCGACATGCAGCAGCCCGCGCCCGAGCTGGCCAAGGCGATCTCTGCCGAAGCCGCACGCCGCGGTCTGATCCTGCTGACCTGCGGCACCTACGGCAACGTGCTGCGCATCCTGGTGCCGCTGACGGCCAGCAATGCGCTGCTGGACGAGGGCCTGGAGATTCTTGCCGCCAGCGTGGAAGCGGCCAAGCAGGCCTGA
- a CDS encoding amino acid permease, with amino-acid sequence MTTQACGVQSGTTLKNGLRSRHLTMISIAGVIGAALFIGSGKVIANAGPAAILAYIAGGIVVVLVMRMLGEMAVAQPDTGSFSTYADRAIGRWAGFTIGWLYWYFWALLMGWEAYVAGKILHSWFPMIPIWGYMLIVTVSLILVNLMKVKNYGEFEFWFALVKVTAIVVFLIIGLLALTHLWPWGQPDAVGFTHLTKEGFMPNGFGAVVTAMLGVMFAFIGAEIVTVAAAESDNPSKEIVKTTKSVVWRIILFYVGSIFIAVCLVPYNDPLLKDATYGTYTVTLTRLGIPEARHIVNFVVLTSVCSCFNSALYTCSRMLYSLSRRGDAHRIMQITGKNSGSPWVGVLISSIFSFVAIYLTATEKMDIYDVLMSATGTVAMYVYLCIAISQLKMRQKLQASGKPIAFRMWLFPWLTYAVIFAIAASLVVMVFEGTYRTEVIYTSVLAAVIIAMGLIAQKFNIGGQSQQNTAPLVGLQPEASAT; translated from the coding sequence ATGACAACACAAGCCTGCGGTGTCCAGAGCGGCACCACGCTGAAAAACGGATTGCGCTCGCGGCACCTCACCATGATTTCGATCGCCGGCGTGATCGGCGCTGCGCTGTTCATCGGCTCCGGCAAGGTGATCGCCAACGCCGGCCCCGCGGCCATCCTGGCCTATATCGCAGGCGGCATCGTCGTGGTGCTGGTCATGCGCATGCTCGGCGAAATGGCCGTGGCCCAGCCCGACACGGGCTCATTCTCCACCTACGCAGACCGCGCCATCGGGCGCTGGGCCGGCTTCACCATCGGCTGGCTGTACTGGTACTTCTGGGCGCTGCTGATGGGCTGGGAAGCCTACGTCGCCGGCAAGATCCTGCACAGCTGGTTCCCCATGATTCCGATCTGGGGCTATATGCTGATCGTCACCGTCTCGCTCATCCTGGTCAACCTGATGAAGGTGAAGAACTACGGCGAGTTCGAATTCTGGTTCGCGCTGGTCAAGGTCACGGCCATCGTGGTGTTCCTGATCATCGGCCTGCTCGCGCTGACGCACCTGTGGCCCTGGGGCCAGCCGGATGCCGTCGGCTTCACCCATCTCACCAAGGAAGGCTTCATGCCCAACGGCTTCGGCGCCGTGGTCACCGCCATGCTCGGGGTGATGTTCGCCTTCATCGGCGCGGAAATCGTCACCGTGGCCGCCGCCGAATCCGACAACCCCAGCAAGGAAATCGTCAAGACCACCAAATCCGTGGTGTGGCGCATCATCCTGTTCTACGTCGGCTCCATCTTCATCGCTGTCTGCCTGGTGCCCTACAACGACCCGCTGCTCAAGGACGCCACCTACGGAACCTATACCGTCACGCTGACGCGCCTGGGCATTCCCGAAGCGCGCCACATCGTCAACTTCGTGGTGCTGACCTCCGTGTGCAGCTGCTTCAACTCCGCCCTGTACACCTGCTCGCGCATGCTGTATTCCCTGTCGCGCCGTGGCGATGCGCACCGCATCATGCAGATCACCGGCAAGAACAGCGGCAGCCCCTGGGTCGGCGTGCTGATCTCCAGCATCTTCTCCTTCGTTGCCATCTACCTGACCGCGACCGAGAAAATGGACATTTACGACGTGCTGATGTCTGCCACCGGCACTGTCGCCATGTACGTGTACCTGTGCATCGCCATCTCCCAGCTCAAGATGCGCCAGAAACTGCAAGCTTCGGGCAAACCCATTGCATTCAGGATGTGGCTGTTCCCCTGGCTGACCTACGCCGTGATCTTCGCCATCGCCGCTTCGCTGGTGGTGATGGTGTTCGAGGGCACCTACCGTACCGAAGTGATCTACACCTCCGTGCTGGCCGCAGTGATTATCGCCATGGGCCTGATCGCACAGAAATTCAACATCGGTGGACAATCGCAACAGAACACCGCTCCCCTGGTGGGCCTGCAGCCTGAAGCCAGCGCCACCTGA
- a CDS encoding acyl-CoA dehydrogenase — protein sequence MLQRTTRTAFQWDDPLLLDQQLSDDERMVRDAAAAYCQDKLAPRVLNAFRNEQTDLTIFREMGELGLLGPTIPEQYGGPGLNYVCYGLIAREIERVDSGYRSMASVQSSLVMVPIYEFGNEATKQKYLPKLATGEWIGCFGLTEPNHGSDPGSMVTRAKKVDGGYSLTGSKMWITNSPVADVFVVWAKDDEGAIRGFVLEKGWKGLSAPAIHGKVGLRASITGEIVMDEVFVPEENAFPEVRGLKGPFTCLNSARYGIAWGALGAAEACWHTARQYTMDRKQFGKPLAANQLIQKKLADMQTEITLGLQGVLRLGRMKDEGTAAVEITSIFKRNNCGKALEIARMARDMLGGNGISDEFGIARHLVNLEVVNTYEGTHDIHALILGRAQTGIAAF from the coding sequence ATGCTCCAGAGAACCACCCGCACCGCCTTTCAATGGGATGACCCGCTGCTGCTCGACCAGCAACTGAGCGACGACGAGCGCATGGTGCGCGACGCCGCTGCCGCCTACTGCCAGGACAAGCTCGCCCCGCGCGTGCTCAACGCCTTCCGCAACGAGCAGACCGACCTGACCATCTTCCGCGAGATGGGCGAACTCGGCCTGCTCGGCCCCACCATCCCCGAGCAATACGGCGGCCCCGGCCTGAACTACGTCTGCTACGGCCTGATCGCCCGGGAAATCGAGCGCGTCGACTCCGGCTACCGCTCCATGGCCAGCGTGCAGTCCTCGCTGGTGATGGTGCCCATCTACGAGTTCGGCAACGAGGCCACGAAGCAGAAGTACCTGCCCAAGCTGGCCACCGGCGAATGGATTGGCTGCTTCGGCCTGACCGAACCCAACCACGGCTCCGACCCCGGCAGCATGGTCACCCGCGCCAAGAAGGTGGACGGCGGCTACAGCCTCACCGGCTCCAAGATGTGGATCACCAACTCGCCGGTGGCTGATGTGTTCGTGGTCTGGGCCAAGGACGATGAAGGCGCGATCCGCGGCTTTGTGCTGGAGAAAGGCTGGAAAGGCCTGAGCGCTCCGGCCATCCACGGCAAGGTCGGTCTGCGCGCCAGCATCACCGGCGAGATCGTGATGGACGAGGTATTCGTGCCGGAAGAGAACGCCTTCCCCGAGGTGCGTGGACTGAAAGGCCCGTTCACCTGCCTGAACAGCGCGCGCTACGGCATCGCCTGGGGCGCGCTGGGCGCGGCCGAAGCCTGCTGGCACACGGCGCGCCAGTACACCATGGACCGCAAGCAGTTCGGCAAACCGCTGGCGGCCAACCAGCTGATCCAGAAGAAGCTGGCCGACATGCAGACCGAGATCACGCTGGGCCTGCAGGGCGTGCTGCGCCTGGGCCGGATGAAGGACGAAGGCACGGCCGCGGTGGAAATCACCAGCATCTTCAAGCGCAACAACTGCGGCAAGGCGCTGGAGATTGCGCGCATGGCACGCGACATGCTGGGCGGCAACGGCATCAGCGACGAATTCGGCATTGCGCGCCATCTGGTGAACCTGGAAGTGGTGAATACCTACGAGGGCACGCATGACATCCATGCGCTGATCCTCGGCCGCGCCCAGACCGGCATTGCCGCCTTCTAA
- a CDS encoding CaiB/BaiF CoA transferase family protein produces MTSTPPRPQPLTGIRVLDLSRVLAGPWASQILGDLGADVVKVERPGSGDDTRAWGPPWLKDADGQPTRESAYFLCTNRNKRSITVDMASPEGQQTLRDLAAKADIVLENFKTGGLQQYGLDYASLNAINPRLIYCSITGFGQSGPYAARPGYDFLIQAMGGLMSITGVPDDEAGAGPQKVGVALTDILTGLYATIGILAALQERNRSGLGQHIDTALLDVQVATLANQASNYLVGGVVPRRMGNAHPSIVPYQTFPTADSDMILAVGNDGQFARFCLVAGHPEWAQDERFATNPQRVRHRAELIPLLRQTTVMRTTAEWVSALEQADVPCGPVNRLDQVFADPQVQARGIRVDLPHPLGTVSTVASPVRLSATPVQYRRPPPLVGQHTEEVLRDWLQAEATEVAAPA; encoded by the coding sequence ATGACAAGTACACCCCCGCGCCCGCAACCTCTGACCGGCATCCGCGTGCTCGACCTGTCCCGCGTGCTGGCCGGCCCCTGGGCCAGCCAGATCCTGGGCGATCTGGGCGCCGATGTGGTCAAGGTCGAGCGTCCCGGCAGCGGCGACGACACCCGCGCCTGGGGCCCGCCCTGGCTGAAGGACGCCGACGGCCAGCCCACGCGCGAATCGGCCTACTTCCTCTGCACCAACCGCAACAAGCGCTCCATCACCGTGGACATGGCCAGCCCCGAAGGCCAGCAGACGCTGCGCGATCTGGCCGCCAAGGCCGACATCGTGCTGGAAAACTTCAAGACCGGCGGCCTGCAGCAATACGGCTTGGACTACGCCAGCCTAAATGCCATCAACCCGCGCCTGATCTACTGCTCCATCACCGGCTTTGGCCAAAGCGGCCCCTACGCTGCGCGCCCCGGCTACGACTTCCTGATCCAGGCCATGGGCGGGCTGATGAGTATCACCGGCGTGCCCGATGACGAGGCCGGCGCCGGCCCGCAGAAAGTGGGCGTGGCGCTCACTGACATCCTGACCGGCCTGTACGCCACCATCGGCATTCTGGCCGCGCTGCAGGAGCGCAACCGCTCCGGCCTGGGCCAGCATATCGACACCGCCCTGCTCGACGTACAGGTCGCAACGCTTGCGAATCAGGCCTCCAACTATCTGGTCGGTGGCGTGGTGCCGCGCCGCATGGGCAATGCCCATCCCAGCATCGTGCCCTACCAGACCTTTCCCACGGCCGACAGCGACATGATTCTCGCCGTCGGCAACGATGGCCAGTTCGCCCGCTTCTGCCTGGTGGCCGGCCACCCGGAATGGGCGCAGGACGAGCGCTTTGCCACCAACCCGCAACGCGTCAGGCACCGCGCCGAACTGATTCCGCTGCTGCGCCAGACCACCGTGATGCGCACCACCGCCGAATGGGTCAGCGCGCTGGAACAGGCCGATGTGCCCTGTGGCCCGGTCAACCGGCTGGACCAGGTGTTTGCCGATCCGCAGGTGCAGGCACGCGGCATCCGCGTCGACCTGCCGCATCCGCTCGGCACGGTATCGACCGTGGCCAGCCCGGTGCGTCTGAGCGCCACGCCGGTGCAGTACCGCCGCCCACCGCCGCTGGTGGGGCAGCACACGGAGGAGGTGTTGCGCGACTGGCTGCAGGCCGAAGCGACGGAAGTAGCAGCGCCGGCATGA